The genome window actggtcatggtgtcacatggtatggaatgaacctgccattggccagtcagggtcagccacccccaccatggccctgcccctcccagccccccgcctgccccacggcagagcgcgggaagctggaaaggtagcgGACACCCCtcggtgaggagaattaaccccttctcggccaaaaccagcacacctttCAGCTGGAAGAGCAGTCCTGCCCTTCCTCAGGGAGAATCtgggaggaggcggaggagtGCCCCAAGCCAGAGGAGCCAGCCGGGCGCttgcagctgccttggctgtgtcTGCGAGGACATGAGCTCTCTCCACCAGTGTGCAACTATTTATCGTTGTggatctgcagcagcagcatttgcagCGGACAGGGTCAGTCCTGGGGCTCTGACTGGGCAGCCTTCATCCTTGCGATCTCCTGGCTTTGCTTTGGGTGGCCTGCAAAGCTCAGGGGATGCATGGGAGGTGGGAGACGGGGTCACTCGCCCTTGTGTGCCGAAAGCGGAGGGCGGCCAGCCTGGCTGAGCTCCCGTTGAGGTGTGCCTGGCTCGTGAATTTAATTAAGTGCGTGCAGGTAGAGCAGATGCAATTAGCAGGGCTGGAGTTGCAGGGAGCGGTCCTGCGCTTGCGGCCCGAGGCAGTGCCTCAGTGAGAGCAGTGGTGACCAGTCCCAGAGCAGACCACAAGCCTTTCACTGGACAGGCATTGCAGGGACTCCTAGCCAGAGCCCAGCCTGTCCACGCGGGAGGAAAGGGGCAGGGACTTGCCCGGGGTTGTGCGAGgcaaaggcagagctggcagcaaagccctgctctcctgccttccagcctgggctctGCCTGCTGAATCATGTTCCTTGTGTGGGGGAAGCATGTCTTTCCAGAACAGGGTGCCCCGTGAgcacccctgccccagccagtgCGGGCACAGCCTCTCTGCCCTGGGGCAAGGAGAGGGAGGCAGTGGGTGCCTGCGCTGCCCGGCTGCGGGAGCCCCGGCTCCCCTGTCCCTCCGGGGCCATCGCTGCTGCCGTTGGGGTGCGGCTGGGGCTGTTTCTTAGGTTTAGCTGCTGGCTGAGAGGTGTCAACAAACCTGCAGGATCCAAACAagccttttccttccatcttcagtgtctcttctttttttttttttaccttgtacCTCCTTAAACACCTTTCGAGTAAACCTGGCTTCCCATCCCCTCAACAGCCCAGAAGGTGCCCCCatggctgcctgccctggcccaCCTCTGCCCACGCATTGTCCCAGCCCTCGGGAGCCAGGCTGCGTCCTGCGGGTCCTTGATCCCCACTGCAGTGCAGAGGAGGTGGTGGCAGAGGGTCAGGCCGGTGCCAGGAGCCTGGCGTGTCTCAGACAAGCTGGCGCAGCCCCCCAGCATTGAGCTGTAAGCCCCTGGCCACCTTTGAGGTGGGAGGGACCCCTCCAAGGGTGTCTGTGCTGCAGGTGCAGAACCAAAGGGACCTGCTGGTCCTGCATGTCCCCATCCTGTGTGAGCAGGGGGACCCCACGAGGTCTCAACTTTGACGTGTCATTTTTACCCCCTTCtccttgctctgcaggctgcaaaaTCAAAGCCCTACGTGCCAAGACCAACACGTACATCAAGACGCCGGTCAGGGGCGAGGAGCCCGTTTTTATCGTgactgggaggaaggaagacgTGGAGATGGCAAAAAGGGAGATCCTCTCGGCCGCTGAACACTTCTCCATGATCCGAGCGACGCGCAACAAAGTGAACGGGCTGACAGGAGCGATGCAGGGGCCCCCCAACCTGCTGGGACAGACCACCATCCAGGTGAGGGTCCCATACCGTGTagtggggctggtggtggggCCCAAGGGAGCTACCATCAAGCGGATCCAGCAGCAGACGCACACCTACATCGTGACACCCAGCCGGGACAAGGAGCCCGTCTTTGAGGTGACGGGCATGCCCGAGAATGTGGACCGGGCTAGGGAGGAGATCGAGGCACATATCACCATGCGGACAGGCTCCTTCATCGATGTCAATGCTGGCAACGACTTCCACTCCAACGGCACCGACGTCTGCCTCGACCTGCAGGGCAGCACGGCCAGCCTGTGGGCCAAggccccccaccctgcccaccgCCCCTCGACCGCCCTGTGCAATGACAGCCTCAGCTCCCTGGGCAGCACCCCCACCGAGTCCTACTACAGCGGGCGGGTGGCAGATgccagccccaccagcccctACAGCACCAGCAGCGGCTTCACCTTCAGCGAGCCCCCGGCCCCTCTGGGCTCGGAGGAGTGCGACTTTGGCTTTGACTTCTTGGCCCTCGACCTCATGACACCCACCACCATCTGGTCGCCCTTTGAGCGCACAGGCAACCCCTTGCAAGccttcagcagctgctcctccaTCAACGGCTTGCAGAGACGCAACAGCGGCACGGCCACACCGCGCCACTCGCCCACCCTCCCTGAGAGCAGCAGCATGGCCCTGGACCACCCCTTAGCACGCCACATCCAGAGTGACCCCGTCAGCACCTTGTCCTGGCTGCCCACCCAAGGCTCGCTGTCCTCCTTCTCCAACAGCACCGgctactcctcctcctcctcctccctgcctggcagcaTTTCTACCACCTCAGGCTCGCCCACCGACTCCAGCAGCTCCGATGGGCACCGCAAGAGCTCCCGCGAGTGCATGGTGTGCTTTGAGAGTGAGGTGATCGCTGCCTTGGTGCCCTGCGGCCACAACCTCTTCTGCATGGAGTGTGCCATGCGCATCTGCGGCAAAGCCGAGCCCGAGTGTCCCGCTTGCCACGCTCCCGCCACGCAAGCCATCCACATCTTCTCCTAGCCGGGTCCGTCTCGCTGGGGCAGCCAGCCCTCCCCTCTACCCCAACACAGCTTTTTAAGGACTTTAAACTGTTTAAATcaacctttttatttaataatggATCCAATAGGTGCAcggggttggggggggaaggagaggctgcTGCTTGCTGGCTGCAGAGGCGGAGAGGGCAGGATGGCGGGGCGGGAGGGTGGCTGAAATACAGGGGGtcgggaggggtggggaagaaggggCCGATAACAAAgacaaggaggaagaggggtGTGAAACTGCAAAGAGGAGGAAACTCTGATGTTTACAGAATAGCTTTAACTCTTCACCCggctgctgggaggaggaagCCCAGCTGTTCTTCAACAGTCCTTCCCAAATAACAGTATTCAGTTTGCAaagttaaataaacagaaagaaaaggtccGGTTGCACTTTTTATTTTAGGACATGCAAGggttgtcttttattttttttaaatcattctattattattataattttttttgttgtcgttCTTTTTGtatgtagtttttttttttgatgactCTTGATGGTtctataaaatttatttttttttttttttgtaatgcaaGTCTATCTCTATTTTGCCAATGTGAAAACTGCCCAAAAACGTGTGACGAGGTCGGGGTCATGGCTGGAGGGGCCAGGCCGGGCGGAGGAGCTCGCGGGACAGAGGGGGCATAGTTAATACACCATGTTGCAAAAACCAGACAGATTTCtatctgctttttattttgtggttggttttgttttgttttgttttgtttttttagttttatttttttattttttacctctTTATGTATATGTAGGGAATTTATAGGAAAATATGTACTTTAttgaataaattttaaaaactaaaatatattttattttaaaaagaaaataacggACCTTTAACCTTACATGGATAAAGTACTGATTATATATTTGCTGAGCTGACTTGACGGTTATGAAAATTGTAtcaagagttttattttttgactTCAAAGCCTTCTTAATAAAGACTTTTTACTATATATGAATTCATATGCTACCTACGTTGTCtcactgcctgcagcctctCAGCGCCCATCCCGGCATCCTCAAGACTGGCCACCCTGCTCTGGTTTTGGGTTGTATGTCTGCTGGTCTGTACATCTGTCAGTGGTTTGCTTTTCGGCACTGTTTACCCTCTGCTTCCTACGTGCCAGGGGCACGGACCCTCCTACAAACCCTGTGGCCAAACCGTGACTTCCCGGGGTGCAACATGGGATGGGGTGATGGGGAAAATGCACCCCTTGAGCACCCTGAGGCCTTGCTGCTTCCTTGGGTGCCATTAGGATGACCGCAGCATGTTTTGCCACAGTGTCTTGCTGCGCCGGGGCTGTTGCACGCTCCATGCTGCAGCACTCCCTGGCCATGCTGGGGCTTTCGAGGTGGCTGTTGGAAAGTGCCATCGACCCCTTGGGGGGAGTGGTAACTACCGAAAGGCTGCCTGGGTGCCTGGTTTCCCCCTGCTTGAAAGCTTGGCTATTAATGCAGCTCCGGTCTGTGTCTACAGGCTGCACATGGCGCAAACCCGCCTACGTGATTTGTTAATGAgccactgtgctggttttggctgagaaggggttaattctcacccgggggggggcggctgcctttccagcttccctcgCTCTGCCAAGTGGTGGGGGGCTGAGAGGGGCAGGGCAACGGTGGtgcagctgaccccgactggccaatggcatgttcatgccataccatgaccagtatattaagggggggcagtttgcagctcGGGGGGTGCGCGGCGTTgagtcggtgggtggtgagcggctgcgtcctgtgtggtttgttttgggggttaattctcctccccgctccttcccccccttccccccccccccgcattttgtgcctctcgttgttctcctttacattgcatttctgttgtttaattttcattattaaactattcttatcccaacccacgagcgttacccttctgattctctcccccatctaccggtggggcagtgagcgagcgactgtgtggggctgagctgccgctaaaccacgacagtcttt of Phalacrocorax aristotelis chromosome W, bGulAri2.1, whole genome shotgun sequence contains these proteins:
- the MEX3D gene encoding RNA-binding protein MEX3D, which gives rise to MPGSIYQPEGGQPARGPPRCLALLSPPPPAGQDPPPEPERERPPAQDEAAVLRFALDQLSLLGLEEAGERGLWVAEAGGTGPEEPESAAGGVGPGGLQARERGGGSPPAAGAASPPAAFGNFAPALAPPAALLAEPLGALGSRKKSVNMTECVPVPSSEHVAEIVGRQGCKIKALRAKTNTYIKTPVRGEEPVFIVTGRKEDVEMAKREILSAAEHFSMIRATRNKVNGLTGAMQGPPNLLGQTTIQVRVPYRVVGLVVGPKGATIKRIQQQTHTYIVTPSRDKEPVFEVTGMPENVDRAREEIEAHITMRTGSFIDVNAGNDFHSNGTDVCLDLQGSTASLWAKAPHPAHRPSTALCNDSLSSLGSTPTESYYSGRVADASPTSPYSTSSGFTFSEPPAPLGSEECDFGFDFLALDLMTPTTIWSPFERTGNPLQAFSSCSSINGLQRRNSGTATPRHSPTLPESSSMALDHPLARHIQSDPVSTLSWLPTQGSLSSFSNSTGYSSSSSSLPGSISTTSGSPTDSSSSDGHRKSSRECMVCFESEVIAALVPCGHNLFCMECAMRICGKAEPECPACHAPATQAIHIFS